A region of the Penicillium psychrofluorescens genome assembly, chromosome: 6 genome:
ATTCGGCATGCGGTTGTCGTGCGCGTGCGCAAGGAATCCCAACGGCCCGATGGGAGTGTGGTTAAGTTTGGGGATAATGCTTGTGTGCTGGTGAATAAGGCGGGCGATCCTATTGGGACGCGCATGAACGGTGAGTACCTCCCCTGGATGGTGGCACGGTGTGAGAAAAGGTCTGattttttttggtctagGGATCGTGGGTCAGGAGCTACGCGGCAAGCAGTGGTCGAAGATCTTGTCTTTGGCGCCAATGCATGTGTAATATCTACAGAAGCGGGAGTTATTTTTGTTGGTTGTTTGAATTATGTATCAATAGCATTTCCATGTCGCCATTTCTATCAAAGGATATTTGAAGAAAATCTAGCCGCCAAACTCCAAGTACATGCTTTGTGAACTAGCCGGGAAAAAGTAAAATCAAAGGGTATCGAGGGAAGTCGTGAGTAATAAAGCATCAGACGAAGACGTTACCGCATGCGCAGCAGACATAGTAGAGTTTCTTGACAAATCAAGAGTTAGCGCAAATTTCGTCCTTCTGGGCCAGATACAATGATCACTCACCATTCCGGTTTCCGCAGACCGCTGCTGCGACTGGAAAAAGACCGCTTCGTTTTCACCGCAGCTCGGGCAGAGCTTGTTGGCTCGAGGGAGCTGCCGTCGAAGAAAAAGTAATGCGTTAGCCAAGAGGGAATTCCTGAGAACAGAATGCAATAAATGAAAAGCAAGCAATTCATCCAGCGCTTTCCGGGAGATCTCATCTCCCTCTAGAATTCCAGGCCGTCGCTGCTTGgttcttcctctcccaccacGCCGCAAATAAAACAAGTAATCTGGTCACCGCATAGGGTACAAAAGCCCGGGAGACAAACCGTCGGATCAGATCCCACATCCTGGGTCACACCGGCCGTGTCGCCGACTTGGCTGGTCAGATTGTTCTGGTAGACGCAGTAGGAGCTGGCGGGCTCGCCAACGTGGCAGGTGCGGCAGGTGAACATCAGCTGGTTCGTGGCGCGGTCTTCTTTCGGGTAGAGCAAGTTGGAGCTGGTTTCACACGTTagcagatgaagagcagggcagagggagagaggcgTTGTTACCATTCGCGACAGAATCGGAAGTGGATCTGGTCGGACTGCTTGGTGTCGCCAccggcggagggggaggggctGGCAGACATATTTTGGAGAGGCTCGAATAGTCTGGATATCGAGGGTTGAGAAGGATGTGGACGAAGAATCAAATCGAAGGCAAGAAGTTGAGTCAAGCAAGCGGCgtggaagaaggcggcagaCTTCGGGTGTTTGATCTGTTTGTGCTGTTTGCAGGGTTTGTCGGGCGCATCATCCCCCGCAGAGACAAAGCTCAACTCCATACATCCATTATTGCCCCGGTAACTGTGCTTGACATAGCATTCGCTCGACCTTGCTTCTCTATACAATCATCATGGTAGGATTCATCTGGGCATCTCCCTTGATATAGTCACTAATGAAATGCAGGCCGACTCGGGTCTTCCAGCAGGATGGGAAGTTCGGCACTCGAACTCCAAGAACCTCCCTTACTACTTCAACCCGGCCACCAAGGAGTCGCGCTGGGAACCGCCCGCCGAAACCGATACCGAGAAGCTGAAGGTATATATGGCGCAGCACCACACCCCCGCCGCGCGCCCGGATGCGTCGGGACAAGGCGAGGGCAAGATCCGCTGCAGCCACCTGCTCGTCAAGCACCGCGACAGCAGACGCcccagcagctggcgcgAGGCGGAGATTACCCGGTCGAAGGAAGAGGCCATTGAGATTCTCAAGCGCCATGAGCAGCGCATTCAGTCTGGCGAGACTACTTTGGGGGATCTTGCTGTTTCGGAGTCGGATTGCAGTAGTGCGCGGAAGAAGGGTGATCTGTACGTTTGTTGCTCTCTGGCTTCTCGGCCTTAATGCTAACTGCTTGGAAGCGGCTTTTTTGGTCGTGGCGAGATGCAGAAGGAGTTTGAAAATGCCGCTTTTGCGCTGCAGCCGGGCCAGGTTAGCGAGATCGTGGAGACTGCGTCAGGAGTCCACCTCATCGAACGGTATGCCCGGTcctttccccccccccctgCTGTGTTAGTTACTAATAAGCGGGATACAGTGTCCAATAGTCTTGGGTCCATGTCCGGCAAGAGGGGTCGTGGTTGGTGCACTTAATTTTTCCAGCTTGGTTATGCTCTTGGTTTCTGTCTTGAACCAGTGTGGATAAAAAAATGTCAATCATTCTATCTATCAATGTATTGTCTCGGCCCGAAACAAGAGTGGATGTTGGTATAGACTCACTTTAGAGCACACGGGAGATCGACTGTCGACAACAAAGAATCAGGTAAGCGAGGGACCGTGTCTGATACTGACAGTAGCTTTGAGAGTTGCAGTGAATATCCGGTTGCTGTTGATATTAATTCAAGCCCAccacttctcttctgctcctccaatcctccttcctctctccccttcaTCTCCCTCCTGCCTCTTCCCCCAGCCCTctctcatcatctccctcacCATGGGCGGCTCTCTCGAAGCCCTCCGGCGCAAACGCTCCCTGATCCGACTCCAGTACTCGGGCTCGTCCATCCTCAACTACACCTATGAAGCAGGCGCCTTCAAACTGCCAACCTGGCTCCAAGTTCCCCCCGAGCTGCAAGACTCCCACGACAAGCTGCACAAAGCCGCCATCGGCGCCCTCGCTGGCATGCACTCCCTAATGGCCTTGCGTGAGCAGCGCTACTCCGCCATGTGCCCGGAGACAATGGGCCTCATCTACCACGTGCACGCCAACTCGATGAAACGCCTCCTCGAGTGGAAAGAAGACTGGAACCCGGTTGACTGCACCCTCGCGCCCTCGCCCAAGATCCCGCGCGACGCCGTCAAGTTCTGCGTCGACGCAATGAGCTACTCCGGGTTCACCGCCAACTACGTCAATGCCGTGCAGGAGTTTATTCGCGGCCCTTATCACCTCTACCGTgagaagaagacccagaTCGAGTATCTGGCGGCCCGCCTTATGAGCAATAATACCTACTACATGGAGTGGCACCGCTGGTGGAAGTCGACTTTTGTGGTGGAGATGTGCAAGTGGGAGATGTGTATTGAGGGACTGGTTATTCCGACGTGGGAGGAGATTATTGATGAGGTCTATCTGCTGATTGTGGATCgggtggaggatgcggatgagTTGGCCAGTTCGTTCTATGTTAGTAGCCCGAAGTCAGTTACTCCGCTGTGACGATGGGTGTGCCCTGCGACAACCTTGCACATCACACGTTTCTTCTGGGTGGTGAACGCGATTTCAGACTTGAGCGAATTCAGGGCGTCGAGGGAGGATAAATGGGAGGATAGGAGCTCATGGACACTATTGAGATGCGACAATATTTGCTGATATGCAATTCACATAATCCTCCAAGGTGCTCTTCACTCAAGTATCTACAGCATGACTCTTTAGACTTGGCTAGTATGATGGCAACACTAGCCTACAGATTGCGCTTGACTCGTACACACGCTGCACAGTTCAAGTTCTTTCTTCAAACCTATAGACCTTCTTCCTTTGTTTGTCTCACTGGAACCAAAGTAGAACCAGTCCAGAATGAGTCTATCCTCAACATTATTGTCAGATCTTGAGGCTGCAAAAGGTCACGTGTATCTACAACCCTAGTTTgtcaaagaaaagaacaatAAAGATGGATTGGCATTGTCTTTGATTGAGCACAACTTACAAAGCAAGAAACAGATCGGGCATTCTAGAATATTTTTTCACCATCTACTTCTTGAACTCTTTTGTCCATTTGACTGAAATTCAGAATGGGGAGATAAACAAAATTGGAGCTGAGACTGACTGACTGAACAAAGCTCATATTCCCCAATATAATAAAAAGTCTCCAATAATTGACCCATATCCCCAAATTCTACATTTCCATTTCTCATGGCTAAAAAGCTAACCACTCATCAAAATGTGCATCTTCTGGACCCGCAAATACACCCTGTGCGGCTGCATCTGGGACACAGAATGCTTCATCTGCCCCAAAGACTTGTATTGCTGGGGTCGTCGAATAATCCAACTCCAAGATACACTGCACACATGCAAGGAGTGTTGGAGACGAGGTGATAAGAGAATATACCCAGAACacacatcatcatcatcatcctcttcacAAGAACTACTCATCCCACCAAGACCCTTAACACCACCTTTCAACTTTAACCTCGATCCAGACCCAGCCACTTCAGATGTGGAATTACACCCCGCGCCTGCATTTCTGCTTTCAAGTCAGTATAACTGCGATCTATCGCGGGTGTGTGATGCCGTGGATATGCGCGCTATGAAGCGGGATTATCGCgcgaggaggcggcggacGGATTGGTATTTGCTTGAGGGTGAGTGGACCGtccccctttt
Encoded here:
- a CDS encoding uncharacterized protein (ID:PFLUO_009441-T1.cds;~source:funannotate), which gives rise to MIQLKTLLNCIDNSGASVVECVNVLKKKRPATIGDRIVVVVQKQRAAGSESSTTTALANKVRRGDIRHAVVVRVRKESQRPDGSVVKFGDNACVLVNKAGDPIGTRMNGIVGQELRGKQWSKILSLAPMHV
- a CDS encoding uncharacterized protein (ID:PFLUO_009442-T1.cds;~source:funannotate) gives rise to the protein MSASPSPSAGGDTKQSDQIHFRFCRECSNLLYPKEDRATNQLMFTCRTCHVGEPASSYCVYQNNLTSQVGDTAGVTQDVGSDPTLPRANKLCPSCGENEAVFFQSQQRSAETGMKLYYVCCACGNVFV
- a CDS encoding uncharacterized protein (ID:PFLUO_009443-T1.cds;~source:funannotate) is translated as MADSGLPAGWEVRHSNSKNLPYYFNPATKESRWEPPAETDTEKLKVYMAQHHTPAARPDASGQGEGKIRCSHLLVKHRDSRRPSSWREAEITRSKEEAIEILKRHEQRIQSGETTLGDLAVSESDCSSARKKGDLGFFGRGEMQKEFENAAFALQPGQVSEIVETASGVHLIERVQ
- a CDS encoding uncharacterized protein (ID:PFLUO_009444-T1.cds;~source:funannotate); amino-acid sequence: MGGSLEALRRKRSLIRLQYSGSSILNYTYEAGAFKLPTWLQVPPELQDSHDKLHKAAIGALAGMHSLMALREQRYSAMCPETMGLIYHVHANSMKRLLEWKEDWNPVDCTLAPSPKIPRDAVKFCVDAMSYSGFTANYVNAVQEFIRGPYHLYREKKTQIEYLAARLMSNNTYYMEWHRWWKSTFVVEMCKWEMCIEGLVIPTWEEIIDEVYLLIVDRVEDADELASSFYVSSPKSVTPL